Below is a window of Anaeromyxobacter sp. DNA.
CGCCGAGAGCAGCTCCACGTCCTCGGGGCCGAAGGCGCCGTCGCGGCGGTTGAGCGCCTGGATGACCCCCACCACCTCGCCGTGGGTGGTGATCATGGGGACGCCCAGCACGTTGCGGGTGTGGTAGCCGGTGGCGGCGTCCACCTGCGGGTTGAAGCGCGGGTCGGCGTAGGCGTCGGGGATGGAGATGGGCGCGCCGGCCTGGGCCACCGCCCCGGCCAGGCCGGCGCCGATGGGGATGCGGATCTCGCCGGTGCCGTGGGCCACCGGCGTCCACAGCTCGGCCCGCTCGCGGTCCACCACGAAGATGGAGCAGCGGTCGGCCTCGGCCACCCGGGCGGCCGCGTCGTTGATGAGCCCGAGCAGGGCCGCCACCTGCCGCTCGGCCGTCAGGGCCCGGGCCACCTCGAGGATGGACTGGAGCTTGTGCAGGCGGCGTTCGAGCTGGGCGGTGTCCATGCTGGCCGAACCGTAGCCCCCGGCGGCGGGCGGGACAACCGGCCACACCCGGCGGCGCCGCCCCGGTCGCGCGCTGGACCGCACGGGAAACATGACGCTACAAGGGGGCCATGCGCCGCGCCAAGATCGTCGCCACCCTCGGGCCCGCCTCGTCGTCTCCGGAGGTGATGGAGCAGCTCATCAGCCACGGCATGGACGTGGCCCGCCTCAACTTCTCGCACGGCCGCCACGAGGACCACGCCCGCACCCTGGAGCGGCTGCGGGCCGCCTGCCGCCACCTGGAGAAGCCGGTGGCCGCCCTGCAGGACCTGCAGGGGCCCAAGATCCGCACCGGCCCGCTCAAGGCCGGCCGGGCCGGCGTGGCCCTGGCCTCGGGCGAGGAGATCACCATCACCACCGAGGGCGAGGTGAAGGGCGACGAGCACCTCGTCTCCACCACCTACGTGCACCTGGCCGAGGACGTGAAGGTGGGCGACCGCCTGCTCATCGACGACGGCCTGCTCGAGCTCAAGGTGCTCTCCACCGACGGCGTGCGGGTCCGGGCCGAGGTGGTGGAGGGGGGCGTGCTCGGCGAGAACAAGGGCATCAACCTGCCCGGCGTGGCGCTGCGCACCGAGGCCATGAGCGACAAGGACAAGGCCGACCTGGCCTTCGGCCTGGCCAACGGCGTGGACCTGGTGGCCCTCTCCTTCGTGCGCACCCCGGAGGACGTCAAGCTGTGCCGCGACCTGATGGTGCGGGCCGGCCGGGTGGTGCCCATCATCGCCAAGATCGAGAAGCCCGAGGCCCTCGACCGCATCGACGACATCCTGGCGGCGGCCGACGGCCTGATGGTGGCCCGCGGCGACCTGGGCGTGGAGATCCAGCCGGAGCGGGTGCCCGGCCTGCAGAAGATGCTGTGCCGCAAGGCCAACCTGGCCGCCAAGCCGGTCATCATCGCCACCCAGATGCTCAACTCCATGATCGAGCACCCGCGCCCCACCCGCGCCGAGGCCAGCGACGTGGCCAACGGCATCTGGGACGGCGCCGACGCGGTCATGCTCTCCGGCGAGACCGCCAGCGGCCGCCACCCGCTGCTGGCCATCCAGATGATGGACCGCATCGTGCGCGAGGCCGAGTCCGGCGTCGCGCCGCGGCCCGCCCCCGACCACGCCGGCCCCGGCCACGCCCCCTTCAACGAGGTGACCGCCGCCGCCGCCTGCCGCGCCGCCGAGGCCTCCGGGGCGGCCGCCATCGCCTGCTTCACCCTGAGCGGCACCACGGCGCGCCTGCTGGCCCACTTCCGGCCGCAGGTGCCCATCGTGGCCTTCTCGCCCGACCAGGCCACCCGGCGGCGCAGCGCCCTCTACTGGGGGGTCGAGCCCAAGATCATGGAGCCGGTGAAGAACGCCGACCTGATGGCCGAGGCGGTGGCCGAGCGGCTGGTGGAGGACGGCATCGCCCGCCCGGGCGACCGGGTGGTGCTGGTGTACGGCTCGCCCATGGGCGTGCCCGGCATGACCAACTCCATCCGCTTCCACCAGATCCCGCGCCCCGGCGAGCAGTCCTGGGGGCGGCGGTACTCCGTGCCCATCTAGGCGACCCGTCTCGCGCGTTGCCCCCGCCCCGGCGGGGCGCTACACACGGCCCATGGACATCCCGGCCCTGCAGCGCGCCCTCGTCGAGCAGGGACTCGACGGCTGGCTCCTCTACGACTTCCACGGCCAGAACCCCACCGCGCTCACCGCGCTGGGGCTGGGCGGGCACATGCTGACGCGCCGCTGGTACTACCTGGTGCCGGCGCGCGGCGAGCCGCAGCTGCTGGTGCACGCCATCGAGCTCGGCTCCTTCCCCAGGGAGGTGCCGGGCCAGCGGCAGGCCTACGCCTCCTGGCAGTCGCTGCAGGCGGCCCTGGCGCGGCTGGTGGGGCTCTTGCCGCCCGGGCCGACGGTGGCCATGGAGTACTGCCCCGGCGCCGCCATCCCGTACCTCTCCCGGGTGGACGCCGGCACGCTCGAGGTGATCCGCGGCCTGGGCGTGACGGTGGTCTCCTCGGCCGAGCTGGTGCAGCACTTCCTCTGCCGCTGGACCCCGGCGCAGGTGGAGAGCCACAAGCGCGCCCTGGCCGGCATCGACGCCGCCAAGGACGCCGCCTTCGAGCGCATCGGCGAGCTCCTGCGCCGCGGGGTGGAGCCGAAGGAGACCGAGATCCAGCGGTTCCTCACCGACCGCTTCGCCGAGGCCGAGCTCACCTTCGACCACGCCCCCATCGTGGCGGTGAACGGCCACGCCGGCGACCCGCACTACGAGCCCTCGGCGAAGACCCCCACGCCCATCCGCAAGGGCGACCTGGTGCTCATCGACCTGTGGGCGCGCGGCACCGGCCCGGACGACGTCTACGCCGACATCACCTGGATGGGCTTCTGCGGCGACCGGCCGGCCCCGAAGATGGACCAGATCTTCCGGGTGGCCTCGGGCGGCCGCGACAAGGGGCTGGAGACGGTGGCGCTGGCCTGGCGCGAAGGGCGCACGCTGGAGGGCTGGCAGGTGGACCGCGCGGTGCGCGACCACATCACCGCGCTCGGCTTCGGCGACAAGTTCATCCACCGCACCGGCCACTCCATCGGCGTGAAGGTGCACGGCGACGGCGCCAACCTGGACGACCTCGAGACCCATGACACCCGCCGGCTGGTGCCGGGGCTGTGCTTCTCCATCGAGCCGGGCATCTACCTGCCGGAGGAGGGGATGGGGGTGCGCACCGAGATCGACGTCTTCCTCTCCGCCGAGGGGCCGAAGACCTTCGGCAAGGTCCAGCAGGAGCTGGTCCGCATCGCGTGCTGACCCCGCCCGGCCGCCGCCCGCCCGCCGCGCCGGGCGCCCCGCTCCGCCGCCGGCGCGGGGGTGGTCGGTGAGCGAGCTCGGCGCCTTCGCCCTGCCGGCGGCCGCGCCGCCCGCCCCGCGCTCGGCCGCGTCGGTGGTCTACTGGCGCGAGGGGCCGGCCGGGCTGGAGGTCTACCTGGTGCTGCGCGGCGCCACCCAGCGCTTCGCCCCCGGCTTCAGCGCCTTCCCGGGCGGCCGGCGCGACCAGGAGGACGCCGCGGTGCCGGTGTCCTCGCCGGGCGCCAGCGACCCGGGCGACGTGGCCTGCGCCGCCCGCGAGCTCTTCGAGGAGGTGGGGGTGCTGGCCGCCGCCGGCGCCCCGCTGCCGGGGCCCGCCGCCCTGGCCGAGGCCCGCCGCGCGCTGCTGGCCGGGCAGCTCGCCTTCGCCGACCTCCTCACGCGCCACGGGCTCTCGGTGGACGGCGCCCGCTTCGAGGACGCCGGCCGCTGGGTCACCCCCGGCTTCTACCCGGTCCGCTTCGACGCCCTGTTCCTCACCTGCCGCTGGCGGGAGGGGGAGGCGCCCGAGGTCTGGCCGGGCGAGCTCGACGGCGGGCAGTTCGTGGCGGCCGCCAGCGCCCTGGAGGAGTGGCGGCGCGGCGACCGGCTCTTCCTGCCGCCCAACCTCTGGCCGGTGCGGGTGCTGGCCCGCGGCGGCCCGCCGGACACCGCCGCCATGCGCGCGCCGGAGCCGGCCGCCTTCCGCATCGAGTACCAGGGCGGGCTGCTGCAGTCGCCGCTGCGCACCCCCACCCTGCCGCCGGCCGCCCACACCAACGCCTGGCTGGTGGACCTGGGCGACGCCACCGCGGTGGTCGACCCTGGTTCACCCTGGGTGGAGGAGCAGCAGAGGCTCGACGCCCGCCTGGCCACCCTGGCCGACGAGGGGCGCCCGGCGCGCGAGGTCTGGCTCACCCACGGCCACGCCGACCACACCGGCGGGGTGGCGGTGCTGGCGGCGCGCGGGCTCACGGTGCGGGCCCACCCGGCCATCGCGCCCCGGCTGCCGGGGCTGGCCGTCGAGCCCCTCCGCGAGGGCGACCTGCTGGGCGGCCGCTGGCGGGTCTTCGAGACGCCCGGCCACGCCCGCGACCACGTGGTGTTCCTCGACGAGGCCACCGGCGCCCTGCTGGCGGGCGACATGCACTCCACGCTCTCCACCGTGGTCATCGACCCGCCGGAGGGCGACATGGCCGAGTACCGCCGGCAGCTGGCCCGGCTGGCGGCGCTGCCGGTGCGCGCCCTCTACCCGGCGCACGGCCCCCCGGCGGCCGACGGCCGCGGGGCGCTGCGGGCCTCCCTGGCGCACCGCGCCGCCCGCGAGGAGAAGGTGGTCTGGGCGCTGTCGCGGCCGGGGACGCTGGCCGAGGTGACGGCGCGGGCCTACGACGACGTGCCCCCGGCCATCTGGCCGGTGGCCGAGCGCAGCTGCCTGGCGGTGCTGCTGGAGCTGGCGGCGGCGGGTCGGGCCATGGAGTCCGACGGATCCTGGCGGGCGAGAGGTGTGGCCACCCCCGGGGGTAGAGGGTCCTGAAGGACGTGGCCGGCCGGCACGCAGCGTCCCGGCGGCCACGTGCAACGCCCGCCAGGATCGTCTAAACTGCCGGACTTTCGGGTCGTGCCGCAGGGCACACCCGGTGCATCACGAGCCCCTCATGGCCACCCTCCCGATGAAGCCCGCCCGGTTCGCCGCCGTCCTGGTCCTCGCCTTCGCCTTCGGCGGCGGGTCGGCCGAGGTGGCGGTCCGCACCCACCAGGCCATCGAGAAGGCGCGCGCCGAGCGCGAGATCGGCTCCACCGGCCAGCTGGTGGCGCTGCAGCTGCGCGACGAGAGCGGCGAGGTGGTGGCCCGGCCGCGGCTCATCTGCCCGGTGGGCAAGAAGGCCGAGCTGGTGCTGCACGATCCGCTCTCCCCGGAGGACGTCCGGCTGGCGTTCCGCGTGGCCGCCACCCGCGAGGCCTCCGGCGAGATCGCGCTCGATTGGTCCATCTGGCTGCCGGATCGGGCCATCGCCACCAGCGGCAAGCTCTCGCTCACCCCCGGGGTGGAGCAGGAGGTCTCGATCGGCGACGGCACCCTGGTGGCCACCTGGATGGCCGTCCCGGTGCCGTCGGCGGCGTTCGACGCCTTCCTGGAGGCCGAGCAGGTTCGCCGGCCCGGCCCGAAGCCCATCTAGACGGGCGAGCGACCGCGAGCCGGAGTCGAGGGGCGCCCTTCGAGGCCGGGAGACACCTCCGCGCCTACGGCGTGGCGCGCTGCTCGCCGAACTCCATCCGGCCCACCAGGCGCCCCTCCTCGTCCCAGGTGGTCCAGGCGCCGCACTGCACGCCGTGGCAGTAGCGCCCCTCGGTCCGCTTGCCGCCAGTGCGGAACCAGGCGGTGAAGGGGCCGTGCTGAACGTCCCGGACGTACTCCGAACGTTCTTCCAGCTGGCCGCTCTCGAACCAGATGGTCCAGGTGCCGACCTTCTCGTCGCGGGCGTACTGCCCGGTCCGGGCCGGCTTGCCGTCGCGGTGGTGCTCGATGAAGGCGCCGTCTCGCCTCCCCTCGGCCCAGTGCGCCTCCACCCGCAGCGCGCCCGTGTCGTACCAGCTGCGCGCCGGGCCGTGGCGGCGCGGGGTGCCGTAGGCGTCCGGCCGGCCGGTGCACCAGGCCTCGAACAGCTCGGGCGGACCTCCCCCGGAGAGGGCGGTGCCGGGCGGGCAGTCGAGCGGGGAGGCCAGGAGGAGGAGCGCGGCGAGCGGGCTGACCGGGAGCATCGGGGGCCGAGTCTAGCGCGGGGTGCGGCCCGACGCGGGCCCCGGTCCCTGGCGGCGCAGACCCGGATGGAGCCCGGCGCCGCGTGGCGGCCCGGCGGATGCACCGAACCCTCGGTAACTGAATGATTCGTTGAGTCTTTGTGTATTTGTCGCAGCACGAGGGGTGGTTACTTCAAGGGCACGCGGCACCGACCCTGCCGTGGCACACCACCCCGGAGCTCCACACCATGGACCGTCAGACCCGCTTCAACCTCTTCTACGTCGCCCTGGCCGTCATGGGCGTCCTCATGGCGCAGGACCTGTGGGCCCGCTCCCAGGCGGTGGCCACCATCCCCTACTCCCAGTTCCAGGCGATGGTGAAGGCCCAGGAGGTCGAGAAGGTGGTCATCGGCCCGGACCGGATCGAGGGCTCGCTCAAGAAGCCGCTCGACGGCAAGAGCCGCTTCGTCACCACCCGGGTGGACCCGGACATCTCCAAGGAGCTGGACGCCGCCAAGGTGACCTACTCCGGGCGGCTGGAGAACAACGCCATCCCGATGCTGCTCTCCTGGATCCTGCCGGTGCTCTTCTTCTTCGGGATCTGGTTCTTCCTGGCGAAGAAGATGCAGGGCGGGGCCGGCGGGCCGGGCGGCGGGCTCATGGCCATCGGCAAGTCGAAGGCCAAGGTCTACGTGGAGACCGACACCAAGACCCGCTTCGCCGACGTGGCCGGCGTGGACGAGGCCAAGGCCGAGCTCGCCGAGGTGGTGGCCTTCCTGAAGGACCCGAAGAGCTACGGCCGGCTCGGCGCCCGCATGCCCAAGGGCGTGCTGCTGGTGGGCCCCCCCGGCACCGGCAAGACGCTGCTGGCCAAGGCCGTGGCCGGCGAGGCCAGCGTGCCCTTCTTCTCCATCTCCGGCTCCGAGTTCGTGGAGATGTTCGTGGGCGTGGGCGCGGCCCGGGTGCGCGACCTCTTCGAGCAGGCGCGCAAGAAGGCCCCGGCCATCATCTTCATCGACGAGCTGGACGCGCTGGGGCGCGCCCGCAACTCCATGGGCGGCATGGGCGGCGGGCACGACGAGAAGGAGCAGACGCTGAACCAGCTGCTGGTGGAGCTGGACGGCTTCGACGTCTCCACCGGCCTGGTGCTGCTGGCCGCCACCAACCGGCCCGAGGTGCTGGACCCGGCGCTGCTGCGCGCCGGCCGCTTCGACCGGCAGGTGCTGGTGGACCGGCCCGACCGGATCGGGCGGGTGCAGATCCTGGAGGTGCACGCCAGGAAGGTGACCCTGGACCCCGACGTGAAGCTGGAGCAGGTGGCGGCCCTCACCCCGGGCTTCACCGGCGCAGACCTGGCCAACCTGATCAACGAGGCGGCGCTGGCGGCCACCCGGCGCGGCCCCGAGGCGCTGGCCGTCACCATGGTGGACTTCAACGTGGCCATCG
It encodes the following:
- a CDS encoding aminopeptidase P family protein — its product is MDIPALQRALVEQGLDGWLLYDFHGQNPTALTALGLGGHMLTRRWYYLVPARGEPQLLVHAIELGSFPREVPGQRQAYASWQSLQAALARLVGLLPPGPTVAMEYCPGAAIPYLSRVDAGTLEVIRGLGVTVVSSAELVQHFLCRWTPAQVESHKRALAGIDAAKDAAFERIGELLRRGVEPKETEIQRFLTDRFAEAELTFDHAPIVAVNGHAGDPHYEPSAKTPTPIRKGDLVLIDLWARGTGPDDVYADITWMGFCGDRPAPKMDQIFRVASGGRDKGLETVALAWREGRTLEGWQVDRAVRDHITALGFGDKFIHRTGHSIGVKVHGDGANLDDLETHDTRRLVPGLCFSIEPGIYLPEEGMGVRTEIDVFLSAEGPKTFGKVQQELVRIAC
- the ftsH gene encoding ATP-dependent zinc metalloprotease FtsH, whose amino-acid sequence is MDRQTRFNLFYVALAVMGVLMAQDLWARSQAVATIPYSQFQAMVKAQEVEKVVIGPDRIEGSLKKPLDGKSRFVTTRVDPDISKELDAAKVTYSGRLENNAIPMLLSWILPVLFFFGIWFFLAKKMQGGAGGPGGGLMAIGKSKAKVYVETDTKTRFADVAGVDEAKAELAEVVAFLKDPKSYGRLGARMPKGVLLVGPPGTGKTLLAKAVAGEASVPFFSISGSEFVEMFVGVGAARVRDLFEQARKKAPAIIFIDELDALGRARNSMGGMGGGHDEKEQTLNQLLVELDGFDVSTGLVLLAATNRPEVLDPALLRAGRFDRQVLVDRPDRIGRVQILEVHARKVTLDPDVKLEQVAALTPGFTGADLANLINEAALAATRRGPEALAVTMVDFNVAIERIVAGLEKKNRLLNPVERAIVAHHELGHALVASALPGADPVHKISIIPRGIGALGYTIQRPTEDRFLMTRDELLNKMAVLLGGRAAEHVVYAHFSTGAADDIARATDIARSMVTRFGMGGRLGPVTYETEQPGFLGQMGGSRRLYAEETAREIDMAVRDLVDSAFQRARQLLLQNRDLLEEGARKLLEQETLADGELAAVLGRVRGEARLAA
- a CDS encoding MBL fold metallo-hydrolase codes for the protein MSELGAFALPAAAPPAPRSAASVVYWREGPAGLEVYLVLRGATQRFAPGFSAFPGGRRDQEDAAVPVSSPGASDPGDVACAARELFEEVGVLAAAGAPLPGPAALAEARRALLAGQLAFADLLTRHGLSVDGARFEDAGRWVTPGFYPVRFDALFLTCRWREGEAPEVWPGELDGGQFVAAASALEEWRRGDRLFLPPNLWPVRVLARGGPPDTAAMRAPEPAAFRIEYQGGLLQSPLRTPTLPPAAHTNAWLVDLGDATAVVDPGSPWVEEQQRLDARLATLADEGRPAREVWLTHGHADHTGGVAVLAARGLTVRAHPAIAPRLPGLAVEPLREGDLLGGRWRVFETPGHARDHVVFLDEATGALLAGDMHSTLSTVVIDPPEGDMAEYRRQLARLAALPVRALYPAHGPPAADGRGALRASLAHRAAREEKVVWALSRPGTLAEVTARAYDDVPPAIWPVAERSCLAVLLELAAAGRAMESDGSWRARGVATPGGRGS
- the pyk gene encoding pyruvate kinase; the protein is MRRAKIVATLGPASSSPEVMEQLISHGMDVARLNFSHGRHEDHARTLERLRAACRHLEKPVAALQDLQGPKIRTGPLKAGRAGVALASGEEITITTEGEVKGDEHLVSTTYVHLAEDVKVGDRLLIDDGLLELKVLSTDGVRVRAEVVEGGVLGENKGINLPGVALRTEAMSDKDKADLAFGLANGVDLVALSFVRTPEDVKLCRDLMVRAGRVVPIIAKIEKPEALDRIDDILAAADGLMVARGDLGVEIQPERVPGLQKMLCRKANLAAKPVIIATQMLNSMIEHPRPTRAEASDVANGIWDGADAVMLSGETASGRHPLLAIQMMDRIVREAESGVAPRPAPDHAGPGHAPFNEVTAAAACRAAEASGAAAIACFTLSGTTARLLAHFRPQVPIVAFSPDQATRRRSALYWGVEPKIMEPVKNADLMAEAVAERLVEDGIARPGDRVVLVYGSPMGVPGMTNSIRFHQIPRPGEQSWGRRYSVPI